In Zhaonella formicivorans, one DNA window encodes the following:
- a CDS encoding coiled-coil domain-containing protein, whose protein sequence is MKVKMTAIFLVIIMFVLSGCSTYAFDKGENENTQLRNDNLLSENDRLNSELNKLKSKIIELESRNNELQNQLNKINKEKEDIEKRMTSAQSRLLFRDVKDVLSTFSIIPEPEIENDWCYLARGNLRIRLNGYTNAQTVKFMIMYLYSEGEPYVFYIDKNPKDGWQYEGNLFKSKEQETFKFNQGYLLYASVTDKEGHEFITEKLPFYFSN, encoded by the coding sequence ATGAAGGTAAAGATGACTGCAATATTTTTAGTAATAATTATGTTTGTACTTAGTGGATGTAGCACATATGCTTTTGACAAAGGAGAAAATGAAAACACTCAATTAAGAAATGATAATCTATTATCCGAAAATGACAGATTGAATAGCGAGCTTAATAAATTAAAGAGCAAGATTATTGAGCTTGAAAGTAGAAATAATGAACTACAGAACCAACTAAACAAAATAAATAAAGAAAAAGAGGACATAGAGAAACGCATGACATCGGCTCAAAGTAGGTTACTCTTTAGAGATGTTAAAGATGTTTTAAGTACATTTTCTATAATTCCAGAACCTGAAATAGAAAACGACTGGTGTTACTTAGCCAGAGGAAATCTGCGCATAAGGTTGAACGGCTATACAAATGCGCAAACAGTTAAATTTATGATCATGTATCTTTATTCGGAGGGCGAGCCGTATGTATTCTACATAGATAAAAATCCAAAAGATGGATGGCAATATGAAGGCAATTTGTTTAAAAGTAAAGAACAAGAAACTTTTAAATTTAATCAAGGATATTTATTATATGCGTCTGTTACAGACAAAGAAGGACACGAATTTATCACTGAAAAATTGCCGTTTTATTTCAGCAATTGA
- a CDS encoding GNAT family N-acetyltransferase gives MEAGESNQIPGQIMLSKITIENEKQKHILIALAPVAVKPEYQGRCIGSQLIQEGLKACKNKGCITVIVLGHPDYYTISSPAFIDTLF, from the coding sequence TTGGAAGCAGGCGAGAGCAATCAAATTCCAGGTCAGATCATGCTTAGCAAGATCACTATAGAGAATGAAAAACAAAAACACATATTAATTGCTTTAGCTCCAGTAGCTGTAAAACCTGAATATCAAGGGAGATGTATTGGGTCACAGTTAATTCAAGAAGGATTAAAAGCGTGTAAGAACAAAGGGTGTATAACAGTAATTGTACTGGGCCACCCGGATTATTACACTATATCCAGCCCCGCTTTTATAGATACGCTTTTCTAG
- a CDS encoding pyrroline-5-carboxylate reductase family protein: MSKIIGIMGAGRMGQALAVRLSGKAEILVNDVEQEKARELAKEVGGRAAELEELSAARMVILALPTSIMAKATANLKAFIRPGTLLINIATSCPKEVIIDVLGTKEQVVSVKFVGHAKEILAGENPTIVIDAPNEALASEVAELFGSMGKVVFGSEEIVAKLNVLGATEGIRAALRIKNEMEKLGLPQELYPAAVRGVAAGTMKAYASGDMGPFVQELVKQISAEMS; this comes from the coding sequence ATGTCAAAAATAATCGGGATCATGGGAGCAGGGCGTATGGGACAGGCTTTGGCGGTGCGGTTATCCGGTAAAGCTGAAATATTAGTGAACGATGTGGAACAGGAAAAGGCCCGAGAACTGGCTAAAGAGGTTGGGGGTCGTGCGGCTGAATTAGAAGAATTAAGTGCAGCTAGAATGGTTATTTTGGCTTTACCTACTTCAATTATGGCGAAAGCTACTGCAAACCTAAAAGCTTTTATTCGACCGGGTACACTGCTTATAAATATTGCCACCAGCTGCCCGAAAGAAGTGATAATAGATGTTTTGGGGACCAAGGAGCAGGTTGTTTCTGTTAAATTTGTTGGTCATGCTAAGGAAATTTTGGCTGGAGAGAATCCTACCATAGTTATTGATGCTCCAAATGAAGCTCTGGCTTCCGAAGTTGCAGAATTATTTGGTTCTATGGGTAAAGTGGTTTTTGGCTCCGAAGAAATTGTGGCTAAATTGAATGTGCTTGGTGCCACAGAAGGTATCAGGGCAGCCTTACGGATTAAGAATGAGATGGAAAAACTAGGCCTGCCTCAAGAATTATATCCCGCCGCTGTCCGGGGAGTGGCTGCCGGTACCATGAAAGCGTATGCCAGCGGTGATATGGGCCCTTTTGTACAGGAGCTGGTTAAGCAAATCTCTGCTGAAATGAGCTAG
- a CDS encoding small, acid-soluble spore protein, alpha/beta type yields the protein MSAVKKIEDVKPSKKKEKKYDPLEELKLEIAEEIGLLDKVKAVGWAGLSAAESGRIGGLMNRRLRYGQ from the coding sequence GTGTCTGCTGTGAAAAAAATAGAAGACGTCAAACCATCGAAAAAGAAGGAAAAAAAGTACGATCCGTTGGAGGAACTGAAATTAGAAATTGCCGAGGAAATCGGTCTTTTGGATAAGGTAAAAGCAGTTGGCTGGGCGGGACTTAGCGCTGCTGAAAGTGGAAGGATTGGCGGCCTGATGAACAGACGGCTGCGTTACGGTCAATAA
- the dmpI gene encoding 4-oxalocrotonate tautomerase DmpI encodes MPIITFDGPKLTREQKANLVKEFTKIASQVTQIPEQAFVTLIREMEPDNVGSGGQLLSDKQK; translated from the coding sequence TTGCCAATCATTACCTTTGACGGTCCAAAACTCACCCGTGAGCAAAAGGCGAATTTAGTAAAAGAATTTACAAAAATAGCAAGTCAAGTTACCCAAATTCCCGAGCAAGCTTTTGTAACCTTAATCAGGGAGATGGAACCGGATAACGTTGGTTCCGGGGGACAGTTGTTATCGGATAAACAAAAATAA
- a CDS encoding DNA polymerase III subunit alpha yields the protein MAINQVDSASSHGNDSGFVHLHVHTEYSLLDGAGRIDKIAAKAKGLGMEALAITDHGVMYGAIDFYKACQKNGIKPLIGCEVYVAPHSRFDKRPQVDDNQHHLVLLAENLTGYRNILKLVSRAFTEGFYYKPRVDKELLAMHSQGIIALSACLAGEIPELVLNRQFEEAARVAQDYRDIFGPDNFYLELQDHGIPEQREVNQHLLALSKRLAIPVVATNDVHYIEKSEAEIHDILLCIQTGKTLADPDRMRFPTNEFYLKSAAEMHLLFGHVPEALWNTVQIARRCQVEFSFGELILPNYTVPEGHTVDSYLEELCQAGLKRRYREPTEEIIQRLQYELGIIKQMGYSGYFLIVWDMIHYARSKGIYVGPGRGSAAGSLVAYTLGITDIDPLKYDLLFERFLNPERVTMPDIDTDFCFERRGEVIEYLINKYGSDHVAQIITFGTMAAKAAVRDAGRAMNVPLAEVDKIAKLVPGELGITLERALEISPDLKAICANDERYNRLVQIAQAIEGMPRHASTHAAGVVIAKEELVNYLPVQKAGEDGIVTQFPMQTVEEIGLLKMDVLGLRTLTVIGKAMEIIEENHGLKINMQDLPLDDPATYEMLSRGDSTGVFQLESSGMKAILKNLRPERFEDIIALVALYRPGPLGSGMVEDFIARKHGEVPVTYLHPKLEPILQDTYGVILYQEQVMRIASELAGFTLGQADLLRRAMGKKKPEIIAAQRENFLRGAVQRGVEAEVAGEIFDLMAYFAGYGFNKSHSAAYALLAYQTAYLKAHYPVEFMAALLTSVMGNTDKVTAYIEECRRINIEVLPPDVNESLIDFTASQGKIRFGLAAVKNVGTGAIQAILEARKNGPFTSLEDFCQRVDLRHVNRRVLESLIRCGAFSSLGKYRSRLLYMLDSAIENGQRVQEDKRLGQISLFDCGSIELPQIAVEPDLKEYSKQDILAMEKEILGFYVSGHPLEEYQSMLSGLVSHQIGDLAEVPDGASVKLGGIITAFKRTVTKKGEAMAYFTLEDTSGSIEVLVFPKNYLRVMSFLEADKVIFLSGRLSVNEDERKVFAETVTLLQPGVPIYKAVNIILRETGTEILNKLKEVLLANPGKTPVNLYFPASKRMLKLEEGYWVEPTPTLKQKIEKICGTGAVRLTL from the coding sequence ATGGCTATAAATCAAGTCGATTCAGCAAGCAGTCATGGCAATGACAGCGGTTTTGTGCACTTGCATGTCCACACCGAATACAGCCTTTTAGACGGAGCTGGACGGATAGATAAGATTGCTGCCAAAGCCAAGGGACTTGGTATGGAAGCCCTGGCTATAACTGACCATGGCGTGATGTACGGCGCCATCGACTTTTATAAAGCGTGTCAGAAGAACGGCATTAAACCTCTGATCGGTTGTGAGGTCTACGTGGCCCCGCATAGCCGTTTTGATAAAAGGCCCCAAGTTGACGATAACCAGCATCATTTGGTTTTGCTGGCCGAAAATTTGACAGGCTACCGAAATATTTTAAAACTGGTTTCCCGGGCTTTTACTGAAGGCTTTTATTATAAACCTCGGGTGGACAAGGAACTCTTGGCAATGCATAGTCAAGGCATAATCGCTTTAAGCGCCTGCCTGGCCGGGGAGATACCTGAGCTGGTTTTAAACAGGCAGTTTGAAGAAGCTGCCCGGGTAGCGCAAGACTACCGTGATATTTTCGGACCTGATAACTTTTATCTGGAGCTGCAGGACCACGGAATTCCTGAGCAAAGGGAGGTCAACCAGCATTTGCTGGCGTTAAGCAAGCGGTTGGCTATACCGGTAGTAGCAACTAACGATGTGCATTACATAGAAAAGAGCGAAGCTGAAATTCACGATATCCTGCTGTGCATCCAAACGGGGAAAACCCTGGCTGACCCTGACCGGATGCGTTTTCCTACTAATGAATTTTATCTGAAAAGTGCAGCGGAGATGCACCTGCTTTTTGGACATGTCCCGGAGGCTTTATGGAACACGGTGCAAATAGCCAGGCGCTGCCAGGTGGAGTTTTCTTTCGGAGAGCTTATTTTGCCCAATTATACTGTACCTGAAGGCCATACGGTTGATAGTTATTTGGAAGAATTGTGCCAGGCAGGTCTCAAGCGCAGGTATCGGGAACCCACTGAGGAGATTATACAACGCTTGCAGTATGAGCTGGGTATTATTAAACAGATGGGTTACTCCGGTTACTTTTTAATTGTCTGGGATATGATCCATTATGCCAGGAGCAAGGGGATTTATGTCGGGCCTGGCCGGGGCTCAGCAGCAGGCAGCCTGGTAGCTTATACCTTGGGGATTACCGATATCGATCCTTTAAAGTATGACCTGCTTTTTGAAAGATTTTTAAACCCTGAACGGGTTACCATGCCCGATATAGATACGGACTTTTGCTTTGAACGCAGGGGTGAGGTGATCGAGTACCTCATCAACAAATACGGCAGCGACCACGTGGCCCAGATCATCACCTTTGGAACCATGGCTGCCAAAGCGGCAGTGCGCGATGCAGGCAGGGCAATGAATGTGCCCTTGGCCGAAGTTGATAAAATAGCCAAACTGGTTCCGGGTGAATTGGGAATAACCTTGGAGAGGGCCCTGGAAATTAGTCCCGACTTAAAGGCAATTTGTGCCAACGATGAAAGGTATAACCGCCTTGTACAGATAGCTCAGGCAATTGAGGGAATGCCCAGGCATGCTTCAACCCATGCCGCCGGCGTGGTGATTGCCAAAGAGGAATTAGTCAATTACCTGCCGGTACAAAAGGCCGGTGAGGATGGCATTGTTACTCAGTTTCCAATGCAGACTGTAGAAGAGATCGGCCTTTTGAAAATGGACGTATTGGGACTAAGAACACTTACAGTCATCGGGAAAGCAATGGAAATCATTGAGGAAAACCATGGGCTGAAGATAAACATGCAAGACTTACCGCTGGATGATCCTGCCACTTACGAGATGCTCAGTCGGGGGGATTCCACCGGTGTTTTCCAGTTGGAAAGCTCCGGGATGAAGGCGATTTTAAAGAATTTAAGGCCTGAAAGGTTTGAAGATATTATCGCCCTGGTGGCTTTATACCGCCCGGGCCCTTTGGGCAGCGGCATGGTAGAGGATTTTATCGCCAGGAAACACGGGGAAGTTCCGGTTACGTACCTGCACCCGAAATTAGAACCAATATTGCAAGATACTTATGGAGTGATTCTCTACCAGGAGCAGGTGATGCGGATTGCCAGTGAACTGGCAGGATTTACTTTGGGGCAGGCTGATCTTTTGCGCAGGGCAATGGGTAAGAAAAAACCGGAGATTATTGCCGCGCAAAGGGAGAATTTCTTGCGGGGTGCGGTGCAAAGAGGCGTAGAGGCAGAAGTGGCCGGGGAGATTTTTGATTTGATGGCTTATTTTGCCGGGTATGGTTTTAACAAATCCCACAGCGCTGCTTATGCCTTACTGGCTTACCAGACTGCCTATTTAAAAGCCCATTATCCAGTGGAGTTTATGGCAGCTCTGCTTACAAGTGTTATGGGTAATACTGACAAGGTCACGGCCTATATTGAAGAATGCCGGAGAATCAACATAGAAGTATTGCCTCCCGATGTCAACGAAAGTTTAATCGACTTCACCGCTTCCCAAGGAAAGATACGCTTTGGTTTGGCGGCGGTTAAAAACGTAGGGACCGGTGCCATTCAGGCTATTTTAGAGGCCAGAAAGAACGGACCATTTACTTCCCTGGAGGATTTCTGCCAGCGGGTTGATCTCCGTCATGTTAACAGGAGAGTGTTAGAAAGCCTGATCCGCTGCGGGGCATTCAGTTCGCTGGGTAAATACCGCTCCAGGCTGTTGTATATGCTGGACAGTGCCATCGAAAACGGACAGCGGGTGCAGGAAGACAAGAGGCTTGGACAAATTTCCCTTTTTGACTGTGGCAGCATTGAACTACCGCAAATTGCGGTTGAACCGGATTTAAAAGAATATTCCAAGCAGGATATTCTGGCCATGGAAAAGGAGATTCTGGGCTTTTATGTCAGCGGTCACCCTTTAGAGGAATACCAGTCCATGTTATCCGGGCTGGTCAGCCACCAGATAGGAGATTTGGCAGAAGTTCCAGACGGTGCCAGTGTTAAGCTAGGGGGAATAATTACCGCCTTTAAAAGGACAGTAACCAAAAAAGGTGAAGCCATGGCCTATTTTACCCTGGAGGATACCAGCGGCTCTATCGAAGTACTGGTCTTCCCTAAGAACTACTTGCGCGTAATGTCTTTTCTGGAGGCTGATAAGGTTATCTTTCTCTCAGGTAGGCTTAGTGTTAACGAAGATGAGCGGAAGGTTTTTGCTGAAACCGTAACTTTATTGCAGCCCGGGGTGCCGATTTATAAAGCGGTAAATATAATTCTCCGGGAAACAGGGACAGAGATTTTAAATAAATTGAAAGAGGTGCTCCTGGCGAATCCGGGAAAAACCCCGGTCAACCTTTATTTCCCCGCCAGCAAAAGAATGCTAAAGCTGGAAGAGGGTTACTGGGTGGAACCCACTCCTACCCTCAAGCAAAAAATAGAAAAGATTTGCGGTACAGGGGCTGTTAGATTAACACTCTAG
- a CDS encoding phosphatidylglycerophosphatase A family protein, producing the protein MITRRLKGVVEMELIAEELRLRGVELQDIARIVLELQKPYNPKLELHDCLEAVQQVFKKRDVQYAVLTGIALDKMAEEGLLPEPLQTIIATDEPLYGLDEVLAYGITNIYGSIGITSFGYLDKIKPGVIGILNDNKVNKVNTFLDDIVAGITAAACAKLAHATTDSLLSRKSTGPA; encoded by the coding sequence ATGATAACACGCCGTTTGAAAGGAGTGGTAGAAATGGAGTTAATAGCTGAAGAGTTACGCCTGAGAGGTGTTGAACTGCAAGATATAGCTAGAATTGTTTTGGAATTGCAAAAACCATATAACCCTAAACTTGAGTTACACGATTGCTTGGAAGCTGTGCAGCAGGTATTTAAAAAGCGGGATGTACAATATGCGGTTTTAACCGGCATAGCGCTCGACAAAATGGCGGAAGAAGGACTGCTGCCGGAACCGTTGCAGACTATAATTGCTACCGACGAGCCGCTGTATGGTTTGGATGAAGTACTCGCTTACGGAATCACCAACATTTACGGCAGTATCGGCATTACCAGCTTTGGTTATTTGGATAAAATCAAACCAGGTGTGATAGGAATTCTAAATGATAACAAAGTAAATAAGGTAAATACTTTTTTAGACGATATAGTTGCAGGGATCACAGCTGCCGCATGTGCGAAATTGGCCCACGCCACTACTGATTCACTGCTTTCCCGCAAATCAACAGGACCGGCTTGA
- the coaD gene encoding pantetheine-phosphate adenylyltransferase, producing the protein MRIAIYPGTFDPVTNGHLDILERAATLFDEVIVAVAEETYKTNLFSLQERADMLRQVIINIPNARVETFSGLLMDYVKAKGACAVVRGLRAVSDFEYEFQISMMNKKLHAQAETIFLTTASEYSFISSSIIKQVAALGGCVTGLVPSEVEKALKQKFQKS; encoded by the coding sequence TTGCGTATTGCAATTTATCCGGGGACTTTTGACCCGGTCACAAATGGACATTTAGATATTTTAGAAAGGGCGGCTACTTTATTTGATGAGGTAATAGTGGCAGTAGCCGAAGAAACATACAAAACCAACCTGTTTTCTTTGCAGGAACGGGCGGACATGCTGCGGCAGGTTATTATTAATATACCTAATGCCCGCGTGGAAACTTTTTCGGGACTTTTAATGGATTACGTAAAAGCTAAAGGAGCTTGCGCTGTAGTAAGGGGACTTAGGGCAGTTTCCGATTTTGAATATGAGTTTCAAATTTCCATGATGAATAAAAAATTGCACGCGCAGGCTGAAACAATTTTTTTGACAACTGCCAGTGAATATTCTTTCATTAGTTCCAGCATAATTAAACAAGTAGCTGCGCTTGGGGGATGTGTTACCGGCCTTGTTCCTTCTGAAGTTGAAAAAGCTTTGAAACAAAAATTCCAAAAGAGTTGA
- the mtrB gene encoding trp RNA-binding attenuation protein MtrB, which translates to MENVFLSGDYIVVKALENGVTLIGLTRGKDTKFHHSEKLDKGEVMLAQFTEHTSAIKIRGKAQIFTKLGVISAGE; encoded by the coding sequence ATGGAAAATGTTTTTTTATCCGGTGATTACATAGTAGTAAAGGCTTTGGAAAACGGAGTTACTTTGATTGGTTTGACCCGCGGAAAGGATACTAAATTTCATCATTCTGAGAAACTTGACAAAGGTGAGGTTATGCTCGCCCAATTTACTGAACACACATCAGCCATAAAAATTCGTGGCAAGGCGCAAATTTTTACAAAACTCGGGGTTATTAGTGCAGGAGAATAA
- a CDS encoding glutamate decarboxylase, protein MWTVVYIASNRNIAENLKATLTSEGLLVQIRAAGSPQVGDAGAFEILVPESEAEEAHEIISEALSG, encoded by the coding sequence ATGTGGACTGTAGTTTACATAGCCTCTAATCGTAATATAGCGGAAAACCTCAAAGCTACCTTAACTTCCGAAGGATTACTTGTTCAGATTCGGGCGGCGGGTTCACCGCAGGTGGGAGATGCTGGTGCTTTTGAGATTTTAGTCCCCGAGTCAGAGGCGGAGGAAGCCCACGAAATAATTAGCGAAGCTCTTTCTGGTTAG
- the pfkA gene encoding 6-phosphofructokinase: MKRIGVLTSGGDAPGMNAAIRAVVRTAIFHGLEVVGILRGYAGLIYGEFKELSISSVGDIIHRGGTILLTARSQEFMTPEGRTQAVKMLQHRGIDGLVVIGGDGSFRGAVTLHEHGIKVVGVPGTIDNDIPCTDFTIGFDTAVNTVVDAINKLRDTATSHERVFLVEVMGRNSGQIALAAGIAGGAESILIPEYAPNFAEVSEKILRGRDRGKLHSIILVAEGVGSALEVSKEIEERTGLDTRVTILGHIQRGGTPTAFDRMLASRMGAKAVELLLEGVSNHMVGIVNNTIVSHEIEWALSLKKAIDADVYQLAGMLSI, encoded by the coding sequence ATGAAACGTATAGGGGTTCTCACCAGCGGCGGGGATGCTCCTGGCATGAATGCAGCTATCCGGGCTGTTGTTCGAACCGCCATTTTTCATGGGTTGGAGGTAGTTGGAATATTACGTGGCTATGCAGGCCTTATTTACGGAGAATTTAAAGAGTTATCTATTAGTTCAGTAGGCGATATTATCCATCGCGGCGGCACGATTTTGCTTACAGCCCGATCCCAGGAATTTATGACGCCTGAAGGGCGCACCCAAGCGGTTAAAATGCTCCAACACAGGGGCATTGACGGTTTGGTAGTAATCGGAGGCGATGGTTCATTCCGGGGAGCTGTCACTTTACATGAGCACGGAATTAAAGTGGTGGGAGTTCCTGGAACTATAGACAATGACATTCCTTGTACTGATTTTACCATTGGCTTTGATACTGCTGTAAATACTGTAGTAGATGCTATTAATAAGCTGCGTGATACCGCCACTTCCCACGAACGGGTATTTTTAGTAGAAGTTATGGGTAGAAATTCAGGGCAAATTGCTCTGGCAGCAGGAATAGCCGGCGGGGCTGAGTCAATCTTGATCCCCGAATATGCACCCAATTTTGCTGAAGTTAGCGAAAAGATCCTTCGTGGTAGAGATCGTGGTAAACTACACAGTATTATCCTGGTTGCTGAGGGTGTAGGCAGTGCGCTGGAGGTAAGTAAAGAAATTGAGGAGCGGACAGGCCTGGATACTCGAGTAACCATTTTAGGCCATATCCAGAGAGGCGGAACACCTACTGCTTTTGACCGGATGTTGGCCAGCAGAATGGGAGCCAAAGCAGTGGAATTGCTGCTGGAAGGTGTAAGCAATCATATGGTCGGAATTGTAAATAACACCATAGTCAGCCATGAAATTGAATGGGCTTTGTCTCTAAAGAAAGCAATTGATGCTGATGTTTACCAATTAGCCGGCATGCTCTCGATTTAG
- the pyk gene encoding pyruvate kinase, which yields MRHTKIVCTIGPASESIETLKKMMQAGMNVARLNFSHGNHQEHEARIKAIRQAAVELNYNIGIMLDTKGPEIRIGDLAEPKLNLQEGRELTLTIRPVLGNEDIISINYPGLPKDVQTGDRILIDDGLIALEVLQSTEDSIRCRILNSGEISSRKGVNVPGVNISLAVLTEKDLEDIKFGIKHGLDFIAPSFIRSAGDVLEIRKILEEHGSDMQIISKIENRAAVNNIDEILQVSDGIMVARGDLGVEIPAEEVPIVQKSIIAKCNQAGKPVITATQMLDSMVRNPRPTRAEANDVANAIFDGSDAVMLSGESAAGKYPVEAVQTMARIAERAEEALDYSRFARGKDIKAPKTVTDSIGHATVNIAMELGAAAIITPTASGSTARMVAKYRPKAPIIATASNRAVMRKLSLVWGVVALEIPQTVGTDEMINTSVEMAIDKGEIKLGDLVVVTAGVPAGIPGTTNLLKVHIVGEAVVKGQGIGRNSASGKVQICLSAKEALAKINAGDVMVARATDRDYVPAMEKAAAVITEVGGLTSHAAIVGLNLGIPVIVGAEGALRLLEEGLIVTVDASRGLVYKGITKVM from the coding sequence ATGCGACATACAAAAATAGTTTGTACTATTGGACCAGCTAGCGAAAGTATTGAGACGCTGAAAAAGATGATGCAAGCAGGAATGAACGTGGCGCGTCTTAATTTTTCCCATGGAAACCATCAGGAACATGAAGCCAGAATCAAGGCAATCAGGCAAGCTGCTGTTGAGCTGAATTACAATATTGGTATAATGCTTGATACCAAAGGGCCTGAAATAAGAATCGGGGATTTGGCTGAGCCCAAACTAAATTTACAGGAAGGCCGGGAATTGACACTGACAATTCGTCCGGTGTTAGGAAATGAGGATATAATTAGCATTAATTATCCCGGTTTGCCTAAGGATGTGCAAACAGGCGACCGCATACTAATTGATGATGGACTAATTGCCCTTGAGGTTTTACAATCTACTGAGGATTCAATTCGCTGCAGAATTTTAAACAGCGGTGAGATCTCTTCCCGGAAAGGAGTAAATGTACCGGGAGTTAATATAAGTTTAGCTGTTTTAACAGAAAAGGATCTGGAAGACATCAAATTCGGCATCAAACATGGCTTGGATTTTATTGCGCCTTCGTTTATCCGTTCTGCCGGCGATGTACTGGAAATCCGTAAGATTTTGGAAGAACACGGTTCGGACATGCAGATTATCTCCAAAATCGAAAACAGGGCCGCAGTCAATAATATTGACGAAATTTTGCAGGTCTCTGATGGTATTATGGTTGCCCGGGGGGACTTAGGGGTTGAAATTCCTGCCGAGGAAGTACCTATAGTCCAAAAGAGCATTATTGCAAAATGCAACCAGGCAGGAAAACCTGTGATTACCGCTACGCAGATGCTTGACTCCATGGTACGTAATCCAAGGCCTACCAGGGCGGAGGCTAATGATGTAGCTAACGCCATTTTTGACGGCTCCGATGCGGTGATGCTGTCAGGCGAATCTGCGGCGGGGAAATACCCGGTAGAAGCGGTTCAAACCATGGCCCGGATAGCGGAGAGAGCAGAAGAGGCATTGGATTATAGCCGCTTTGCCAGGGGAAAAGACATTAAAGCCCCGAAAACAGTTACCGATTCTATAGGTCATGCTACAGTAAACATTGCTATGGAATTGGGAGCAGCAGCCATTATTACTCCTACAGCTTCCGGTTCAACAGCTAGAATGGTTGCCAAATATCGTCCCAAAGCTCCCATTATAGCCACTGCTTCCAACAGGGCGGTTATGCGCAAGCTAAGCCTTGTTTGGGGGGTTGTTGCGCTGGAGATTCCCCAAACGGTAGGTACCGACGAAATGATCAACACCTCTGTTGAGATGGCAATAGACAAGGGAGAAATTAAATTAGGGGATTTAGTTGTAGTCACTGCAGGAGTTCCCGCGGGTATTCCCGGGACTACTAACCTGCTTAAAGTACATATCGTTGGTGAAGCAGTAGTAAAAGGTCAGGGCATTGGACGTAATTCAGCCAGTGGCAAGGTGCAGATCTGCCTGAGCGCAAAAGAGGCGCTGGCCAAAATCAATGCAGGGGACGTAATGGTAGCCAGAGCCACTGACCGGGATTATGTGCCCGCCATGGAAAAGGCTGCGGCAGTAATAACGGAGGTAGGAGGGCTGACTTCTCACGCTGCTATCGTCGGATTAAATTTAGGGATACCGGTAATTGTGGGTGCGGAAGGAGCCTTGCGTTTGTTGGAAGAGGGGCTGATCGTTACCGTAGATGCTTCCCGCGGTCTTGTGTATAAGGGCATCACTAAAGTGATGTAA
- the minC gene encoding septum site-determining protein MinC — MNQDIINIKGTRNGLIILINPAYDFEVIKAKLQDKISSAKGFFAGAKFALQSPQQYSSEERKQLTEICCQNGLILDKVIECKTDGAIWTGTKLPKQEHNTTDKEIFSSQGLLPGEKEQNCLLVKQNLRNGQVLHYSGHITVLGDVHPGAQITAVGNILVMGTLKGIAHAGASGNRKAVIMAYNLLPTQLRIADVIARAPEQQKYVGTYPEIAYLSGGQIIIEEYNTSRSLSLTG; from the coding sequence ATGAATCAAGATATCATAAATATAAAAGGTACGCGCAACGGGTTGATCATCCTTATTAACCCTGCCTATGATTTTGAGGTGATAAAAGCTAAATTACAGGATAAAATTAGTTCGGCCAAAGGGTTTTTTGCCGGCGCAAAATTCGCCTTGCAGAGCCCTCAACAATACTCTTCTGAAGAAAGAAAACAATTAACAGAAATTTGCTGCCAAAACGGTTTGATACTCGACAAAGTAATTGAATGTAAAACGGACGGAGCAATTTGGACTGGGACAAAACTACCAAAACAAGAACATAATACGACCGACAAAGAGATTTTTTCTTCCCAAGGACTGCTTCCGGGGGAAAAAGAGCAGAACTGCCTGTTAGTTAAGCAAAACCTGCGCAACGGCCAAGTCCTCCATTACTCCGGTCACATTACTGTGTTGGGGGATGTCCATCCCGGTGCTCAAATTACCGCAGTGGGCAATATTCTGGTTATGGGCACTCTAAAAGGTATTGCGCATGCCGGCGCTAGCGGAAATCGCAAGGCAGTCATTATGGCATACAACCTGCTTCCCACCCAGTTGAGAATTGCAGACGTAATCGCCAGAGCACCGGAACAACAAAAGTATGTTGGGACTTACCCGGAAATAGCTTATCTTTCAGGCGGTCAGATAATTATAGAGGAATACAACACCAGCCGGAGCCTTTCACTTACAGGCTAG